In a single window of the Zea mays cultivar B73 chromosome 5, Zm-B73-REFERENCE-NAM-5.0, whole genome shotgun sequence genome:
- the LOC100276070 gene encoding uncharacterized protein LOC100276070, which yields MASRLVAAAASSSSLSSASPLARLISRRGLAGAADGHGSAKVPLWKDPLSPSKWKEEHFVLASLSMWGVIFYGGYKLFSGKKEAKTEAASPQA from the exons ATGGCGTCTCGTCTCGTTGCGGCGgcggcctcctcctcctccctctcctcagcGTCCCCCCTCGCTCGCCTAATCTCTCGCCGCGGCCTTGCCGGTGCCGCAG ACGGCCATGGGTCTGCGAAGGTGCCCTTGTGGAAAGATCCGTTGAGCCCGAGCAAGTGGAAGGAAGAGCAC TTTGTTCTAGCAAGCCTCTCAATGTGGGGGGTTATTTTTTATGGTGGTTACAAGCTTTTTAGTggaaagaaggaagccaagactgAG GCGGCATCACCACAGGCATAG
- the LOC100285595 gene encoding Secretory carrier-associated membrane protein 4 isoform 2 (isoform 2 is encoded by transcript variant 2), which translates to MAGRSTYDNPFEEGAAAAEVNPFADQAKRGGPTAQSSYSGGAFYTTSQRPAPPSTRLSPLAPEPAGFYNDFATPVDIPMDDTNNKDRKTREKELLAKEAELNRREKEIKRREDAAARAGVVLEEKNWPPFFPIIHNDIGNEIPVHLQSTLYVAFASLLGLVVCLFWNIICVTAAWAKGSGPKIWFLAIIYFILGCPGAYYLWYRPLYRAMRNESALKFGWFFLFYLVHIAFCVYAAVSPSILFVGKSLTGIFPAISLIGDSVIVGIFYFIGFALFCLESLLSMCVIQRVYLYFRGSGKEAEMRREAARSAARAAF; encoded by the exons ATGGCGGGGAGATCGACGTACGACAACCCCTTCGAGGAGGGCGCAGCCGCGGCCGAGGTCAACCCTTTCGCG GACCAAGCTAAACGAGGAGGACCGACGGCTCAGTCCAGCTATTCTGGCGGCGCTTTCTACACGACG TCGCAACGCCCGGCTCCTCCTAGCACACGCCTTTCGCCGCTTGCTCCTGAACCTGCTGGCTTCTACAATGACTTCGCTACTCCAGTGGATATCCCCATGGACGACACAAACAACAAG GACAGGAAGACAAGGGAGAAGGAGCTTCTGGCCAAGGAGGCCGAGTTGAACAGGCGTGAGAAG GAAATAAAAAGGCGAGAAGACGCCGCAGCACGAG CTGGCGTTGTGTTGGAAGAGAAAAACTGGCCACCGTTTTTCCCCATCATCCATAACGATATTGGCAACGAGATACCTGTCCATCTGCAAAGTACACTGTATGTCGCATTCGCGTCACTCTTAG GGTTGGTCGTGTGCCTGTTTTGGAACATAATCTGCGTTACGGCTGCCTGGGCAAAAGGGTCAG GTCCTAAAATATGGTTTCTCGCAATCATATACTTCATTCTTGGATGCCCCGGCGCCTACTACCTTTGGTACCGGCCACTATACCGTGCCATGAG GAACGAGAGCGCTCTTAAATTTGGATGGTTTTTCCTATTCTACTTG GTTCACATCGCCTTCTGCGTGTACGCAGCTGTTTCTCCTTCGATTCTCTTCGTGGGGAAATCGTTGAC CGGGATTTTCCCAGCAATCAGTTTGATAGGCGACAGCGTGATTGTCGGG ATCTTCTACTTCATTGGCTTTGCACTGTTCTGCCTAGAGTCTTTGCTAAGCATGTGTGTCATTCAG CGTGTTTACCTCTACTTCCGAGGAAGTGGGAAGGAAGCGGAGATGAGGCGGGAAGCAGCACGCAGTGCTGCGAGGGCAGCATTTTGA
- the LOC100191169 gene encoding uncharacterized LOC100191169: MEPHHANKPRPKLSATKHSKFISCKLYISESRNATAVDAVERASKSDPQVVVVSQFGDHHYNRFRYTLVSYIVVVDGGGSSAAGEATVVHSPIRKVLLAMIEAAFSSIDLESQSGAHPRIGVVDDLSFHPVGQATIEDAASLARQVASDIACIAAVPVFLYAAAHPAGKSVGAVRRELGYYRPNYRGNQWSGSVLPNVLPVKPDVGPAHVVSHKRGATTVGVTPWIENYNVPVLCKDVATVRRITRGVTGRSGGLPTVQALALFHGDDCTEIACLLDPDHASAYQVQTVVEQIAGDQGLEVEQGYYTDITKDEALDKYLKIACADD, encoded by the exons ATGGAGCCTCATCACGCAAACAAG CCAAGGCCAAAGCTCAGCGCGACGAagcactccaagttcatctcctgcAAGCTCTACATTTCCGAATCCCGCAACGCTACGGCCGTGGACGCAGTGGAGCGTGCGAGCAAGAGTGACCCCCAGGTGGTCGTCGTCAGCCAGTTCGGGGACCATCACTACAACCGTTTCCGCTACACGCTTGTCTCCTACATCGTCGTCGTCGACGGCGGCGGATCGTCGGCGGCTGGAGAGGCGACAGTAGTACATAGCCCGATCAGGAAGGTGTTGCTGGCAATGATCGAGGCCGCGTTCTCAAGCATAGACCTGGAATCACAGTCGGGAGCGCATCCGAGGATCGGCGTAGTCGACGACCTGTCCTTCCACCCCGTGGGCCAAGCGACGATCGAGGACGCCGCTTCTCTGGCTAGGCAGGTAGCGTCTGACATTGCCTGCATCGCAGCAGTCCCAGTGTTCCTGTACGCAGCAGCCCACCCGGCGGGGAAGTCGGTGGGCGCGGTCCGGCGTGAGCTCGGCTACTACCGCCCAAACTACAGGGGCAACCAGTGGTCAGGCAGCGTGCTCCCCAACGTCCTGCCGGTGAAGCCTGACGTCGGTCCGGCCCACGTCGTCTCGCACAAGAGAGGCGCTACGACGGTGGGTGTCACGCCTTGGATCGAGAACTACAATGTCCCCGTGCTGTGTAAGGACGTCGCCACCGTCAGGAGGATCACCCGTGGTGTCACTGGACGGAGCGGAGGCCTTCCCACGGTGCAGGCTCTCGCGCTCTTCCATGGAGATGACTGCACCGAGATTGCGTGCTTGCTGGATCCAGATCATGCCAGCGCCTATCAAGTTCAGACCGTCGTGGAACAGATTGCAGGAGACCAGGGACTTGAGGTTGAGCAGGGATACTACACTGACATAACCAAGGACGAAGCGCTCGATAAGTATCTCAAGATTGCTTGCGCTGACGACTGA
- the LOC100285595 gene encoding Secretory carrier-associated membrane protein 4 isoform 1 (isoform 1 is encoded by transcript variant 1), translated as MAGRSTYDNPFEEGAAAAEVNPFADQAKRGGPTAQSSYSGGAFYTTQSQRPAPPSTRLSPLAPEPAGFYNDFATPVDIPMDDTNNKDRKTREKELLAKEAELNRREKEIKRREDAAARAGVVLEEKNWPPFFPIIHNDIGNEIPVHLQSTLYVAFASLLGLVVCLFWNIICVTAAWAKGSGPKIWFLAIIYFILGCPGAYYLWYRPLYRAMRNESALKFGWFFLFYLVHIAFCVYAAVSPSILFVGKSLTGIFPAISLIGDSVIVGIFYFIGFALFCLESLLSMCVIQRVYLYFRGSGKEAEMRREAARSAARAAF; from the exons ATGGCGGGGAGATCGACGTACGACAACCCCTTCGAGGAGGGCGCAGCCGCGGCCGAGGTCAACCCTTTCGCG GACCAAGCTAAACGAGGAGGACCGACGGCTCAGTCCAGCTATTCTGGCGGCGCTTTCTACACGACG CAGTCGCAACGCCCGGCTCCTCCTAGCACACGCCTTTCGCCGCTTGCTCCTGAACCTGCTGGCTTCTACAATGACTTCGCTACTCCAGTGGATATCCCCATGGACGACACAAACAACAAG GACAGGAAGACAAGGGAGAAGGAGCTTCTGGCCAAGGAGGCCGAGTTGAACAGGCGTGAGAAG GAAATAAAAAGGCGAGAAGACGCCGCAGCACGAG CTGGCGTTGTGTTGGAAGAGAAAAACTGGCCACCGTTTTTCCCCATCATCCATAACGATATTGGCAACGAGATACCTGTCCATCTGCAAAGTACACTGTATGTCGCATTCGCGTCACTCTTAG GGTTGGTCGTGTGCCTGTTTTGGAACATAATCTGCGTTACGGCTGCCTGGGCAAAAGGGTCAG GTCCTAAAATATGGTTTCTCGCAATCATATACTTCATTCTTGGATGCCCCGGCGCCTACTACCTTTGGTACCGGCCACTATACCGTGCCATGAG GAACGAGAGCGCTCTTAAATTTGGATGGTTTTTCCTATTCTACTTG GTTCACATCGCCTTCTGCGTGTACGCAGCTGTTTCTCCTTCGATTCTCTTCGTGGGGAAATCGTTGAC CGGGATTTTCCCAGCAATCAGTTTGATAGGCGACAGCGTGATTGTCGGG ATCTTCTACTTCATTGGCTTTGCACTGTTCTGCCTAGAGTCTTTGCTAAGCATGTGTGTCATTCAG CGTGTTTACCTCTACTTCCGAGGAAGTGGGAAGGAAGCGGAGATGAGGCGGGAAGCAGCACGCAGTGCTGCGAGGGCAGCATTTTGA